One part of the Candidatus Campbellbacteria bacterium genome encodes these proteins:
- the miaA gene encoding tRNA (adenosine(37)-N6)-dimethylallyltransferase MiaA has product MEKIIVITGPTASGKSVLAVDIALKLNGEIVSADSRQVYKDLDVGTEKIKKEQMMGIPHHLISIIKPTETFSAYEYEKRAVETIDDILARKKIPIICGGTGFYIDTICFKNSLAEVEPNKELREKLSDKTNEEIFKILEKLDKKVANDIDKDNPLRVVRAIEIIKKLGYLPKRKMEKRYDALFIVLSAPEEILLQRIKQRLDNSWNSLINETKKCIKDGIDKKRLSQLSMYYRFAIEFIEENIDKETAQENIIKKVRLYSKQQIRWLKRNPHIQQFLYNDTKGINDYIKKSLE; this is encoded by the coding sequence ATGGAAAAAATAATTGTAATAACAGGACCCACAGCAAGCGGAAAAAGCGTCCTTGCAGTTGATATCGCACTTAAATTAAATGGTGAAATTGTCTCAGCTGATTCTCGCCAAGTATACAAAGACCTTGATGTTGGCACAGAAAAAATTAAAAAAGAGCAGATGATGGGTATCCCCCACCACCTGATAAGCATAATCAAACCAACAGAAACATTTTCAGCTTATGAATATGAAAAAAGAGCCGTTGAAACAATTGATGATATACTAGCAAGAAAAAAAATCCCCATCATTTGTGGCGGAACAGGTTTTTATATAGACACAATATGCTTTAAAAATTCTCTCGCAGAAGTTGAACCAAACAAAGAATTAAGAGAAAAACTTTCAGACAAAACCAACGAAGAAATATTTAAAATACTTGAGAAATTAGATAAAAAAGTCGCAAACGACATAGATAAAGACAACCCATTAAGAGTTGTAAGAGCAATTGAAATAATAAAAAAACTTGGCTACCTACCAAAGAGAAAAATGGAAAAGAGATATGATGCGCTGTTTATTGTCCTCTCTGCACCAGAAGAAATACTTCTCCAAAGAATAAAACAAAGATTAGACAACTCTTGGAATTCTCTGATAAATGAAACAAAAAAATGTATAAAAGACGGAATTGATAAAAAAAGACTTTCTCAATTAAGCATGTATTACAGATTTGCTATTGAATTTATTGAAGAAAATATAGACAAAGAAACAGCACAAGAAAACATCATAAAAAAAGTAAGATTATACTCAAAACAACAAATCAGATGGCTCAAAAGAAACCCCCACATCCAACAATTCCTATAC